From Nocardia sp. XZ_19_385, the proteins below share one genomic window:
- the rplW gene encoding 50S ribosomal protein L23 codes for MSTIADPRDILLAPVISEKSYGLIEEGTYTFIVHPDSNKTQIKIAVEKVFGVKVTSVNTANRQGKRKRTRFGYGKRKDTKRALVTISADSKPIEIFGGPVA; via the coding sequence GTGAGCACCATCGCCGACCCCCGCGACATCCTGCTGGCGCCGGTCATCTCCGAGAAGTCCTACGGACTGATCGAAGAAGGCACCTACACCTTCATCGTGCACCCGGACTCCAACAAGACGCAGATCAAGATCGCCGTCGAGAAGGTTTTCGGCGTGAAGGTGACCAGCGTCAACACCGCCAACCGTCAGGGCAAGCGCAAGCGGACCCGCTTCGGTTACGGCAAGCGCAAGGACACCAAGCGCGCGCTCGTGACCATCTCGGCCGACAGCAAGCCCATCGAGATCTTCGGAGGCCCGGTCGCGTAA
- a CDS encoding hotdog fold domain-containing protein yields MTKETATYRGWKKLPDNRLGHTLFSLGMVARVPYFGTVLPSVVRLEPGLCEVTSPKWFGIHNHLGTFHAIAACNLAEVAMGMLSEATVPATHRWIPKAMNVQYLAKAETGLRAVAKLPEVPDFTQITEGTNIVVPISVFDKHGLEVVHAEITTWVTPK; encoded by the coding sequence ATGACCAAGGAAACCGCCACTTATCGCGGCTGGAAGAAGCTGCCGGACAACCGGCTGGGCCACACGCTGTTCTCGCTGGGGATGGTGGCGCGGGTGCCGTATTTCGGCACGGTGCTGCCGAGTGTGGTGCGGCTGGAGCCGGGGCTGTGTGAGGTGACCTCGCCGAAGTGGTTCGGGATTCACAATCATCTCGGGACGTTCCATGCGATCGCGGCGTGCAATCTGGCCGAGGTGGCGATGGGGATGCTGAGCGAGGCGACGGTGCCCGCCACCCACCGCTGGATCCCGAAAGCGATGAATGTGCAGTACCTGGCGAAGGCGGAAACCGGGCTGCGAGCGGTAGCGAAGCTGCCGGAGGTTCCGGATTTCACGCAGATCACCGAGGGCACGAACATCGTCGTCCCGATTTCAGTGTTCGACAAACACGGGCTCGAGGTCGTGCACGCCGAGATCACCACCTGGGTCACCCCCAAGTAA
- the rpsJ gene encoding 30S ribosomal protein S10, with amino-acid sequence MAGQKIRIRLKAYDHEAIDASARKIVETVTRTGARVVGPVPLPTEKNVYCVIRSPHKYKDSREHFEMRTHKRLIDILDPTPKTVDALMRIDLPASVDVNIQ; translated from the coding sequence GTGGCGGGACAAAAGATCCGCATCAGGCTCAAGGCCTACGACCACGAGGCGATCGACGCGTCTGCGCGCAAGATCGTCGAGACGGTGACCCGTACCGGGGCCCGCGTCGTCGGCCCGGTGCCGTTGCCCACCGAAAAGAACGTGTACTGCGTTATCCGCTCGCCGCACAAGTACAAGGACTCGCGCGAGCACTTCGAGATGCGCACGCACAAGCGGCTTATCGACATCCTCGACCCGACGCCGAAGACGGTTGACGCGCTCATGCGTATCGACCTGCCGGCCAGCGTCGACGTCAACATTCAGTGA
- the rplD gene encoding 50S ribosomal protein L4: MTSLEKKANLTLPVREIGGKTNGTVDLPAEIFDVTANISLMHQVVTAQLAAARQGTHSTKTRGEVRGGGKKPYRQKGTGRARQGSTRAPQFVGGGTVHGPQPRDYSQRTPKKMKAAALRGALSDRARNERIHVITELVAGQAPSTKIAKTFLAEISDRKKFLVVVGREDLAAWKSVANLENVLPIAPDQLNTYDVLNSDEVVFSVEALNAFVHGPAEAAQEESK, encoded by the coding sequence ATGACCAGCCTCGAGAAGAAGGCCAACCTGACGCTGCCGGTCCGTGAGATCGGTGGCAAGACCAACGGCACCGTCGACCTCCCCGCGGAGATCTTCGACGTCACCGCCAACATCTCGCTGATGCACCAGGTCGTGACCGCGCAGCTCGCTGCCGCACGCCAGGGCACGCACTCCACGAAGACTCGTGGCGAGGTGCGCGGTGGTGGCAAGAAGCCGTACCGCCAGAAGGGCACCGGTCGCGCCCGTCAGGGTTCGACCCGCGCACCGCAGTTCGTCGGCGGTGGCACCGTCCACGGCCCGCAGCCGCGTGACTACAGCCAGCGCACCCCGAAGAAGATGAAGGCCGCCGCCCTGCGTGGTGCCCTCTCCGATCGGGCGCGCAACGAGCGCATCCACGTGATCACCGAACTGGTTGCCGGGCAGGCCCCGTCGACCAAGATCGCCAAGACCTTCCTGGCCGAGATCTCGGACCGCAAGAAGTTCCTGGTTGTCGTCGGACGCGAGGACCTGGCCGCGTGGAAGAGCGTGGCGAACCTGGAAAACGTGCTGCCGATTGCTCCGGACCAGCTCAACACCTACGACGTCCTCAACAGCGACGAAGTGGTGTTCAGCGTCGAGGCTCTCAACGCCTTCGTGCACGGCCCGGCCGAAGCTGCACAGGAGGAGAGCAAGTGA
- the rpsC gene encoding 30S ribosomal protein S3: MGQKINPHGFRLGITTDWKSRWYADKQYAEYVKEDVQIRKLLATGMERAGISKVEIERTRDRVRVDIHTARPGIVIGRRGAEADRIRSELEKLTKKQVQLNILEVKNPESDAQLVAQGVAEQLSNRVAFRRAMRKAIQSAMRSPNVKGIRVQCSGRLGGAEMSRSEFYREGRVPLHTLRADIDYGLYEAKTTFGRIGVKVWIYKGDIVGGKRELVAAAAPAGGRDDRPRRERPSRPRRSGSAGTTATSTEAGRAASAEAAAPAENQEG; encoded by the coding sequence ATGGGACAGAAAATCAATCCCCATGGCTTCCGCCTCGGTATCACCACCGACTGGAAGTCGCGTTGGTACGCGGACAAGCAGTACGCGGAATACGTGAAGGAAGATGTCCAGATCCGCAAGCTCCTCGCCACTGGCATGGAGCGGGCCGGCATCTCCAAGGTGGAGATCGAGCGCACCCGTGACCGGGTTCGCGTCGACATCCACACCGCTCGTCCGGGCATCGTCATCGGCCGCCGTGGCGCCGAGGCCGATCGCATCCGGTCCGAGCTGGAGAAGCTCACCAAGAAGCAGGTGCAGCTGAACATCCTCGAGGTCAAGAACCCCGAATCGGATGCGCAGCTCGTTGCTCAGGGTGTCGCGGAGCAGCTGTCCAACCGTGTGGCGTTCCGTCGCGCGATGCGTAAGGCCATCCAGTCGGCCATGCGTTCGCCGAACGTCAAGGGCATCCGTGTGCAGTGCTCGGGCCGCCTCGGTGGCGCCGAAATGTCGCGCTCGGAGTTCTACCGTGAAGGTCGCGTGCCGCTGCACACCCTGCGTGCGGACATCGACTACGGCCTCTACGAGGCCAAGACCACCTTCGGTCGCATCGGCGTGAAGGTCTGGATCTACAAGGGCGACATCGTCGGTGGCAAGCGTGAGCTCGTCGCCGCCGCCGCTCCGGCCGGCGGTCGTGACGACCGTCCGCGTCGCGAGCGTCCGTCTCGCCCGCGTCGGTCCGGGTCGGCCGGTACCACGGCCACCAGCACCGAGGCCGGTCGGGCCGCTTCCGCGGAAGCAGCCGCTCCGGCAGAGAATCAGGAGGGCTGA
- the rplB gene encoding 50S ribosomal protein L2, which yields MAIRKYKPTTPGRRGSSVSDFAEITRSTPEKSLIRPLHSTGGRNAHGRITTRHRGGGHKRAYRLIDFRRLDKDGIPAKVAHIEYDPNRTANIALLHYKDGEKRYIIAPKGVTQGSPIESGPTADIKPGNNLPLRNIPTGTTIHAVELRPGGGAKMARSAGMSIQLLGKEGPYATLRMPSGEIRRVDVRCRATVGEVGNAEQSNINWGKAGRMRWKGRRPTVRGVVMNPVDHPHGGGEGKTSGGRHPVSPWGQPEGRTRKPNRPSDKLIVRRRKSGKNKR from the coding sequence ATGGCAATTCGTAAGTACAAGCCGACAACCCCGGGCCGCCGCGGGTCTTCCGTCTCGGATTTCGCCGAGATCACCCGGTCGACCCCCGAGAAGTCGCTGATCCGCCCGCTGCACAGCACGGGTGGCCGTAACGCGCACGGCCGCATCACCACTCGTCACCGCGGTGGCGGTCACAAGCGTGCCTACCGTCTGATCGACTTCCGTCGGCTGGACAAGGACGGCATCCCGGCCAAGGTCGCTCACATCGAGTACGACCCGAACCGCACCGCCAACATCGCGCTGCTGCACTACAAGGACGGCGAGAAGCGCTACATCATCGCCCCCAAGGGTGTGACGCAGGGTTCCCCGATCGAGTCCGGCCCCACGGCCGACATCAAGCCGGGTAACAACCTGCCGCTGCGCAACATCCCGACCGGTACCACCATCCACGCGGTGGAGCTGCGTCCGGGCGGCGGGGCCAAGATGGCCCGCTCGGCCGGCATGAGCATCCAGCTGCTCGGTAAGGAAGGCCCCTACGCCACGCTGCGTATGCCCTCCGGTGAAATCCGTCGCGTCGACGTGCGCTGCCGCGCCACCGTCGGCGAGGTCGGCAACGCCGAGCAGTCGAACATCAACTGGGGCAAGGCCGGCCGTATGCGCTGGAAGGGCCGTCGTCCCACGGTTCGTGGTGTGGTCATGAACCCGGTCGACCACCCGCACGGTGGTGGTGAAGGTAAGACCTCCGGTGGTCGCCACCCGGTCTCGCCGTGGGGTCAGCCGGAAGGCCGTACCCGCAAGCCCAATCGTCCGAGCGACAAGCTCATCGTCCGCCGCCGGAAATCCGGCAAGAACAAGCGCTGA
- the rplV gene encoding 50S ribosomal protein L22 yields the protein MTTETQNPTARATAKHVRVTPMKARRVVDLVRGKRVEDALAILKFAPQAASEPVAKVVASAAANAENNLGLNPATLVISTAYVDEGATMKRFQPRAQGRAFRIRKRTSHITIEVESVPTAGGATRNRRKGGAK from the coding sequence ATGACCACTGAGACTCAGAATCCGACTGCGCGCGCGACGGCCAAGCACGTTCGCGTGACCCCGATGAAGGCTCGTCGTGTCGTGGACCTGGTCCGCGGCAAGCGAGTCGAGGACGCCCTGGCGATCCTGAAGTTCGCGCCCCAGGCAGCGAGCGAGCCGGTCGCCAAGGTCGTGGCCAGTGCCGCGGCGAACGCCGAGAACAACCTCGGCCTGAACCCGGCCACCCTGGTCATCTCGACGGCGTATGTCGACGAGGGCGCGACCATGAAGCGTTTCCAGCCGCGGGCCCAGGGCCGCGCGTTCCGGATCCGCAAGCGCACCAGCCACATCACCATCGAGGTCGAGAGCGTTCCCACCGCCGGTGGCGCCACTCGCAACCGCCGGAAGGGAGGGGCAAAGTAA
- the rplC gene encoding 50S ribosomal protein L3, with the protein MTIDNKSRPAAGILGTKLGMTQVFDENNRVVPVTVIKAGPNVVTQIRTEERDGYSAVQIAFGAIDPRKVNKPVSGQFAKAGVTPRRHVAEIRVADASTFEIGQELSADVFEEGTYVDVTGTSKGKGFAGTMKRHGFAGQGASHGAQAVHRRPGSIGGCATPGRVFKGMRMSGRMGNDRVTTQNLSVHKVDAENGLLLIKGAVPGRRGNVVVIKSAVKGGAHA; encoded by the coding sequence ATGACTATTGATAACAAGAGCAGGCCTGCGGCCGGCATCCTGGGCACCAAGCTCGGTATGACCCAGGTGTTCGACGAGAACAATCGCGTCGTCCCCGTGACCGTCATCAAGGCCGGACCGAACGTCGTCACCCAGATCCGCACCGAGGAGCGCGACGGCTACAGCGCCGTTCAGATCGCTTTCGGCGCCATCGACCCGCGCAAGGTGAACAAGCCGGTTTCCGGCCAGTTCGCCAAGGCCGGTGTCACCCCGCGCCGCCACGTTGCCGAGATCCGCGTCGCCGATGCGTCCACCTTCGAGATCGGCCAGGAGCTTTCGGCCGACGTCTTCGAAGAGGGCACCTACGTCGACGTCACGGGTACCAGCAAGGGCAAGGGCTTCGCCGGCACCATGAAGCGTCACGGCTTCGCCGGTCAGGGCGCCTCGCACGGTGCGCAGGCTGTGCACCGTCGTCCCGGCTCCATCGGTGGCTGCGCCACCCCCGGCCGCGTGTTCAAGGGCATGCGCATGTCGGGCCGGATGGGCAACGACCGCGTCACCACGCAGAACCTCTCGGTTCACAAGGTGGACGCCGAAAACGGCTTGCTGCTGATCAAGGGCGCTGTCCCGGGTCGTCGCGGCAACGTCGTGGTGATCAAGAGCGCCGTGAAGGGTGGTGCACACGCATGA
- a CDS encoding lycopene cyclase family protein: protein MSGSVGGEFDLCVVGLGPTGRALAHRAMRAGFRVAAIDPRPERLWPETFSCWIDELPEWLPSTAIAQRIEAPVVWTKTAHRIPRPYCVLSKPGLRAALPLDDATVITGRAARVEAREVELQDGTILRAATVFDTRGLPTLGKRRAASAHGIFVSAETAAPMIAEGEGLLLDWRPENGAGPDEPPSFLYSVPLGDGTVIFEETSLGLRGGMPQHELRRRTLNRLAAHGIRIKGTEPSEAAHYPIDQAPPKKGVAQAIPFGSRGGMMHPCTGYSVADSLALIDTAIEALQTGRDPIEALWPWRARLVYWMRMRGLWGLGRLTTDQAIAMFEAFFTESDRGQRALLSAHDDYTALGAVLFNTVAHTWPFRWRYDLVGWTNRDRWVDFDFTSAAEQDSALRSG from the coding sequence ATGAGTGGCAGCGTGGGCGGGGAATTCGATCTGTGCGTGGTCGGGCTGGGCCCGACCGGCCGGGCGCTGGCACACCGGGCTATGCGGGCTGGGTTTCGGGTGGCGGCGATAGATCCGCGGCCGGAGCGGTTGTGGCCGGAGACGTTTTCCTGCTGGATCGACGAGCTGCCTGAGTGGCTCCCTTCCACTGCCATCGCCCAGCGCATCGAGGCGCCGGTGGTGTGGACCAAGACCGCGCACCGGATTCCGCGCCCGTACTGCGTGTTGTCCAAGCCGGGGCTGCGGGCGGCACTCCCCCTCGACGACGCCACCGTCATCACCGGCCGCGCGGCGCGCGTCGAGGCCCGCGAGGTCGAGCTGCAGGATGGCACAATCCTCAGGGCCGCAACGGTTTTCGACACTCGCGGCCTGCCGACGCTGGGTAAGCGCCGGGCCGCGAGCGCGCACGGGATTTTCGTCTCCGCCGAGACCGCCGCGCCGATGATCGCCGAGGGCGAAGGGCTGCTATTGGATTGGCGGCCGGAGAACGGCGCGGGGCCGGACGAGCCACCGTCGTTCCTCTATTCGGTGCCGCTGGGCGACGGCACGGTGATCTTCGAGGAGACCAGCCTCGGCCTGCGCGGCGGTATGCCGCAACACGAGCTACGCAGACGCACGCTGAATCGTCTTGCCGCGCACGGCATCCGCATCAAAGGCACCGAGCCCAGCGAGGCCGCGCACTATCCGATCGATCAGGCGCCGCCGAAGAAGGGTGTGGCGCAGGCGATTCCGTTCGGCTCCCGGGGCGGGATGATGCATCCCTGTACTGGATACAGCGTTGCCGATTCGCTAGCCCTGATCGACACCGCGATCGAAGCACTGCAAACCGGCCGTGATCCGATCGAAGCGCTCTGGCCATGGCGCGCCCGCCTCGTCTACTGGATGCGCATGCGCGGGCTGTGGGGCCTGGGCCGCCTGACCACCGATCAGGCCATCGCCATGTTCGAGGCGTTCTTCACCGAATCCGACCGTGGACAACGCGCGCTGCTCTCGGCGCACGACGACTACACCGCACTCGGCGCGGTTCTGTTCAACACCGTCGCGCACACCTGGCCGTTCCGCTGGCGCTACGACCTCGTCGGCTGGACCAACCGCGACCGCTGGGTCGACTTCGACTTCACCTCAGCGGCAGAGCAAGATTCCGCACTGCGCTCAGGATGA
- the rpsS gene encoding 30S ribosomal protein S19 has product MPRSLKKGPFVDDHLLAKVDVQNEKGTKQVIKTWSRRSTIIPDFIGHTFAVHDGRKHVPVFVSDNMVGHKLGEFAPTRTFKSHVKDDRKSKRR; this is encoded by the coding sequence ATGCCACGCAGCCTTAAGAAGGGCCCGTTCGTCGACGACCATCTCCTCGCGAAGGTGGACGTTCAGAACGAAAAGGGCACCAAGCAGGTCATCAAGACCTGGTCCCGTCGTTCGACCATCATCCCCGACTTCATCGGTCACACTTTCGCCGTCCATGACGGTCGCAAGCACGTGCCGGTGTTCGTCTCGGACAACATGGTCGGGCACAAGCTGGGTGAGTTCGCGCCCACCAGGACGTTCAAGTCCCACGTCAAGGATGACCGGAAGAGCAAGCGGCGATGA